In the Sulfitobacter pacificus genome, one interval contains:
- a CDS encoding sensor histidine kinase — protein sequence MDIKKRDAATRLKLYARLLKRKRNILTRALALMAMAGLLSALAYRNETLTYESHVQDLKLNTTIEMVEVRERIKNNLISRVFALNELATIIGQNPTLNATEFNIKALDFVLGNPDVKFIEAAPDMVASMVFPKSGNEDVLGTSYRDRPEHLPKVLAALRTGETVMSGPIELSSEDRTLILRTPVFTPAPAGKRNPWGVLSVVLDYDKFFNKLGIAEYEQGFDILIHEDYAGHGQDGDVLLGDGAVLEADPIFLDLNLPFGTWELAATTDGGWPPHLPNYIIRTISYSLVILACVIAFGLVLRLYDKRRESDRLLSVGIEALEHGFVMFDADRRLVAFNKRYKEIAGGSGMVRIGARYEDIVKANLRLGLIPDAVGREEEWYEKWSQRLEIEVTDNEQILADGTFIRAYDRAMDCGAVVGLRIDVSDLKIAQREAEAANRAKTEFMGVLSHELRTPLTIILGHARLAQNIVKMPVYSKLIAEIEKHPEISAEIMPILDEVVTKFATMTRSIENSGNQLYTLISEILDFAKIESGTLAMEFDQTTVPSLVETVVEQMRPMVEHKGLKLEVSAVNCDINVDAKRIQQVLINLIGNATKFTEQGTISVIAKSSPGGVTFEVKDSGIGIPEDQLESVFEAFHQVDSTSSRKHNGTGLGLAISRDIAIAHNGELTAQSVLGQGSTFTMTLPRNAAPQLEDNSDETWKDKEEHQTLAA from the coding sequence ATGGATATAAAAAAGAGAGACGCCGCCACGCGATTGAAACTCTATGCGCGGCTTTTGAAGCGCAAACGCAACATTTTGACACGTGCTCTTGCGCTTATGGCGATGGCGGGTCTGCTTTCGGCCCTGGCCTATCGCAATGAGACCCTGACCTATGAAAGCCATGTTCAAGATCTTAAGCTGAACACCACAATCGAAATGGTTGAAGTACGTGAGCGGATCAAGAACAACCTGATTTCCCGGGTGTTTGCATTGAATGAACTGGCAACCATTATTGGCCAGAATCCCACCCTGAACGCGACGGAATTCAACATAAAGGCTCTGGATTTCGTTCTGGGGAATCCTGATGTCAAATTCATCGAAGCAGCGCCCGATATGGTTGCATCGATGGTGTTTCCCAAGAGCGGTAACGAAGATGTCTTGGGAACGAGTTATCGTGACAGGCCGGAACACCTGCCCAAGGTTCTGGCGGCGCTGCGTACCGGTGAAACCGTAATGAGCGGCCCAATTGAGCTTAGCTCAGAGGATCGAACGCTGATCCTTAGAACGCCGGTCTTCACCCCTGCTCCTGCGGGTAAACGTAACCCCTGGGGAGTCTTGTCGGTGGTTCTGGACTACGACAAATTCTTTAACAAGCTGGGAATCGCCGAATATGAACAGGGTTTTGATATCCTGATTCACGAGGATTACGCGGGTCACGGTCAAGATGGTGATGTTCTGCTTGGCGATGGCGCGGTTCTCGAGGCGGACCCGATCTTTCTGGATTTAAACCTGCCCTTCGGGACATGGGAGCTTGCCGCGACAACGGATGGCGGCTGGCCGCCTCACCTCCCAAATTACATCATTCGCACGATCAGCTATAGCTTGGTCATTTTGGCATGTGTCATCGCCTTTGGCCTTGTGCTGCGCCTGTATGACAAGCGCCGCGAATCCGACCGTTTGCTGTCTGTCGGGATTGAAGCGCTGGAGCACGGATTTGTCATGTTTGACGCCGACCGCCGCCTTGTTGCGTTTAACAAACGCTACAAAGAGATTGCAGGCGGTTCAGGCATGGTGCGCATCGGTGCCCGATATGAGGATATCGTCAAGGCGAACCTGCGTCTTGGACTGATTCCTGACGCCGTTGGGCGGGAAGAGGAATGGTATGAGAAGTGGTCCCAAAGGCTGGAAATCGAGGTGACGGACAATGAACAGATTCTGGCAGATGGTACATTCATCCGCGCCTATGACCGCGCGATGGACTGTGGTGCGGTTGTCGGTCTGCGGATTGACGTATCGGATCTGAAAATCGCCCAACGCGAAGCAGAGGCAGCCAACCGTGCCAAAACCGAGTTCATGGGCGTGTTGAGCCATGAATTGCGTACGCCATTGACGATCATTCTGGGGCATGCGCGCCTTGCACAGAACATCGTCAAGATGCCGGTCTACAGCAAGCTGATCGCCGAGATTGAAAAGCACCCTGAAATCAGTGCCGAAATCATGCCGATTCTGGATGAGGTCGTGACGAAGTTTGCAACGATGACGCGTTCGATCGAAAATTCAGGAAACCAACTGTACACGCTGATCTCAGAAATTCTTGATTTTGCTAAGATTGAATCCGGGACGTTGGCGATGGAGTTTGATCAGACCACTGTGCCCAGTCTCGTTGAGACCGTCGTCGAACAGATGCGCCCGATGGTGGAGCACAAGGGCCTGAAGCTGGAAGTGAGCGCGGTGAATTGTGATATCAACGTGGATGCGAAGCGAATCCAGCAGGTGCTGATCAATCTCATTGGCAATGCGACCAAGTTCACTGAACAAGGTACGATTTCCGTTATCGCCAAGTCTTCGCCCGGCGGTGTGACGTTCGAAGTCAAAGACAGTGGGATCGGCATTCCCGAAGATCAACTTGAGAGCGTTTTTGAGGCCTTTCATCAGGTTGATTCGACCTCAAGCCGCAAACACAATGGCACCGGCCTGGGTCTCGCGATTTCGCGCGATATCGCGATTGCGCATAATGGCGAATTGACTGCGCAAAGCGTGTTGGGGCAGGGCAGTACCTTTACCATGACCCTTCCCAGAAATGCCGCGCCGCAGCTGGAAGACAATTCAGATGAGACTTGGAAAGACAAAGAGGAACACCAGACTTTGGCGGCCTGA
- a CDS encoding nucleoside/nucleotide kinase family protein, with the protein MTQLISLTTRILDTPRQGQRRLIALAGAPASGKSTLADQLAKAISDAGCTSQVVPMDGFHLHNPILTARNLLPRKGAPETFDAIGFRHLIARLRSEDEVFYPTFDRARDIAIAAGGVVNGSCDTVIIEGNYLLYDAPVWRDLANFWDLSIRLETPIATLKTRLVDRWRAHGLTQEQAINRAESNDLPNARLVLAAALPADVNI; encoded by the coding sequence ATGACACAATTGATTTCACTTACCACACGCATTCTGGATACTCCCCGCCAGGGGCAAAGACGCCTGATTGCCTTGGCCGGAGCCCCGGCAAGCGGCAAATCCACCTTGGCCGACCAATTGGCGAAAGCCATTTCAGACGCGGGATGCACCAGCCAGGTTGTCCCAATGGATGGGTTTCACCTGCACAATCCGATATTGACTGCACGGAATCTGTTACCGCGCAAAGGTGCGCCCGAGACCTTTGACGCAATCGGTTTTCGCCATCTGATTGCGCGGCTGCGAAGTGAGGATGAAGTGTTTTACCCCACCTTCGACCGCGCGCGTGATATCGCCATCGCCGCTGGGGGTGTGGTCAACGGATCTTGTGACACAGTTATCATCGAAGGCAATTACCTGCTTTACGATGCTCCGGTGTGGCGGGATCTTGCGAACTTTTGGGATTTGTCGATCCGGCTGGAGACACCCATCGCAACGCTGAAGACAAGGCTGGTTGACCGCTGGCGTGCGCATGGGCTGACGCAAGAACAGGCAATCAACCGCGCGGAAAGCAACGACCTGCCAAACGCGCGGCTTGTCCTCGCCGCTGCACTGCCAGCGGACGTCAATATCTGA
- a CDS encoding PAS domain-containing protein encodes MFNTFSLSQIEHVLDLFSVPMFVIARESPTSDFRLVGMNAALEKLVGQPRSAIHGRSISEIDLIGMPDSAQENFHRCVTKKEVVHFTYLFIQDEREVRWDTTLQYSCCPDQFDRIIATTIRVPQERPLLQDKLAFEDVRYFSSIADLQLENLSRAFSSATTEARVSPIDEERIMRLHAVCRTVQRSITDIQDIVRRAQTRHAALQLQPLQKPPPKHPPLERTDGMDTVRAFDTTWETRQGEASP; translated from the coding sequence ATGTTTAACACCTTTTCTCTTTCACAGATTGAGCACGTGCTTGATCTGTTCAGTGTTCCGATGTTTGTGATTGCAAGAGAGAGCCCGACAAGTGATTTTCGATTGGTCGGGATGAATGCGGCACTTGAAAAGCTTGTGGGCCAACCCCGATCTGCAATCCATGGCCGATCCATCTCTGAAATTGACCTGATTGGCATGCCAGACAGTGCACAAGAGAACTTTCATAGATGTGTTACGAAAAAGGAAGTTGTGCATTTCACATATCTGTTCATTCAGGATGAACGTGAGGTGCGGTGGGATACGACCCTTCAATACTCCTGCTGCCCTGATCAGTTTGATCGTATCATCGCAACCACCATAAGGGTCCCGCAAGAGCGCCCGCTCTTGCAAGACAAACTGGCCTTTGAGGATGTGCGCTACTTCTCATCTATCGCCGATCTGCAACTTGAGAACCTAAGCAGGGCATTCAGTTCGGCCACCACCGAGGCGCGGGTATCCCCAATAGATGAAGAACGCATTATGCGACTGCATGCGGTCTGCCGAACTGTTCAACGCAGTATCACCGACATTCAGGATATCGTCAGACGCGCCCAGACAAGGCATGCGGCGCTGCAACTTCAACCGCTTCAGAAACCACCCCCGAAACATCCGCCCCTGGAACGAACTGACGGAATGGATACGGTTCGTGCATTCGATACCACGTGGGAAACCAGACAGGGCGAAGCAAGCCCCTAA
- the pcaF gene encoding 3-oxoadipyl-CoA thiolase, with protein sequence MSAFICDAQRTPIGRFGGALASVRADDLAAIPIAALMARNPDVDWSRVDDVIYGCANQAGEDNRNVARMASLLAGLPVDVPGATINRLCASGMDAVGAAARAIRAGDIDLAIAGGVESMTRAPFVMPKAETAFSRNNAVYDTTIGWRFVNPKMKAQYGVDSMPQTADNVAEDHSVNRADQDAFALRSQQRWAAADAAGVFADEITPVTIPQRKGDPVVVDRDEHPRPDTALEKLGKLRGINGPELTVTAGNASGVNDGAAAMLLASEQGVKDHKLTPIARVVAMSAAGVEPRVMGIGPIPACQKVLARAGLSIEQMDVIELNEAFASQGIATLRALGVADDAPHVNANGGAIAIGHPLGMSGARLVMTAALQLKRTGGRYALCTMCVGVGQGVALILERA encoded by the coding sequence ATGTCAGCATTCATCTGCGATGCCCAGCGCACACCAATTGGTCGGTTTGGCGGGGCACTTGCGTCGGTAAGGGCAGATGACCTTGCTGCGATTCCAATCGCTGCGCTGATGGCCCGCAACCCTGATGTGGATTGGTCGCGCGTGGACGACGTTATCTATGGCTGCGCAAATCAGGCCGGTGAAGACAACCGGAATGTGGCCCGTATGGCCTCCCTTTTGGCGGGGCTTCCGGTGGATGTTCCCGGTGCGACGATCAACCGGCTTTGTGCCTCTGGTATGGATGCGGTTGGCGCTGCGGCCCGTGCAATCCGTGCCGGTGACATCGATCTGGCCATTGCCGGTGGCGTCGAAAGCATGACCCGCGCGCCTTTTGTGATGCCCAAGGCCGAAACCGCCTTTTCCCGCAACAACGCCGTTTATGACACCACCATCGGCTGGCGTTTCGTGAACCCGAAAATGAAGGCGCAATATGGCGTCGATTCCATGCCGCAGACGGCGGATAATGTCGCAGAGGACCACAGCGTTAACCGCGCTGATCAGGATGCTTTTGCCCTGCGCAGCCAACAACGCTGGGCCGCCGCGGATGCCGCTGGCGTGTTTGCTGATGAAATCACACCGGTCACAATTCCACAGCGCAAGGGTGATCCTGTCGTCGTCGACCGCGATGAACATCCACGCCCTGATACGGCACTGGAAAAGCTGGGCAAGCTGCGCGGCATCAATGGGCCGGAGTTGACAGTTACAGCCGGCAACGCCTCTGGTGTGAATGATGGGGCTGCTGCGATGCTGCTTGCCTCCGAACAGGGTGTGAAAGACCACAAACTGACACCAATTGCACGTGTGGTTGCCATGTCCGCCGCTGGTGTGGAACCGCGCGTGATGGGCATTGGCCCGATCCCTGCCTGTCAAAAGGTACTTGCCCGCGCTGGCCTGAGCATCGAGCAAATGGATGTGATCGAATTGAACGAAGCCTTTGCCTCGCAAGGTATCGCAACCCTGCGGGCGCTGGGCGTCGCCGACGATGCGCCACACGTCAACGCAAACGGCGGGGCCATCGCCATCGGTCACCCGCTTGGCATGTCCGGTGCGCGGCTGGTGATGACAGCCGCGTTACAACTGAAACGGACTGGCGGCCGCTATGCGCTTTGCACCATGTGTGTCGGCGTGGGTCAGGGTGTCGCGCTGATTCTGGAACGCGCTTAA